Proteins encoded together in one Vitis vinifera cultivar Pinot Noir 40024 chromosome 4, ASM3070453v1 window:
- the LOC100250759 gene encoding ubiquitin domain-containing protein DSK2b isoform X3 produces MGGDGVAGDASESNAGGGVTVHVRCSNGSKFSVQISLESTVRAFKAVLSQNCDIPAEQQRLIYKGRILKDDQTLESYGLEADHTVHLVRGFAPPAPADKAGPADSGRPNTTPPSIPMDAGLNEGGALGGSGFGASLFPGLGINGLGGTGGLFGAGLPEFEQMQQQLTQNPSMMREIMNMPVVQNLMNNPDIMHNLIMSNPQMREIIDRNPELAHILNDPSTLRQTLEAARNPELMREMMRNTDRAMSNIESSPEGFNMLRRMYETVQEPFLNATTMSGDSGSDLGSNPFAALLGTQGGVQAHDRSANPPTAGSDTTNNSPAPNTNPLPNPWTPGGGGAGGAQTNTTTRSNPVGDARTPTPSGLGGLGLPELESMFGSMPDTNSLNQIMQNPAISQMMQSLLSSPQYMNQILGLNPQLRSVLDSNPQLREMMQNPEFLRQLTSPETMQQFLTLQQSLLSQLGRQQSSQESGQTGGGTGGMLNNMGLEMLMNMFGGLGAGSMNIPSRSDGYCSLSLSHMCLFTNYSDSQPVFHFVLPVPPEQLYATQLSQLQEMGFFDTQENIRALTATAGNVHAAVERLLGNPGQ; encoded by the exons ATGGGCGGTGATGGAGTTGCCGGCGATGCTAGCGAATCGAACGCCGGCGGTGGAGTCACCGTTCACGTCCGATGCTCCAACGGTTCGAAGTTCTCTGTGCAGATTAGCCTCGAATCGACCGTCAGAGCATTCAAAGCCGTTCTCTCGCAGAACTGCGATATTCCCGCGGAGCAGCAGCGATTGATTTACAAGGGACGGATCTTGAAGGACGACCAAACCCTAGAGAGCTACG GCCTGGAGGCAGATCACACTGTCCACTTGGTTCGTGGTTTTGCCCCACCTGCACCAGCTGACAAGGCTGGTCCAGCCGATTCAGGGCGTCCAAATACTACTCCTCCAAGTATTCCTATGGATGCTGGTTTGAATGAAGGTGGGGCATTAGGAGGTTCTGGTTTTGGAGCTTCCCTCTTTCCTGGGCTTGGTATCAATGGTTTAGGTGGCACTGGAGGTTTATTTGGGGCTGGACTTCCAGAGTTTGAGCAAATGCAGCAACAGTTGACTCAAAACCCCAGCATGATGAGAGAAATAATGAACATGCCTGTTGTTCAGAACTTGATGAATAATCCCGACATAATGCATAACTTAATTATGAGCAATCCTCAAATGCGTGAAATAATTGATCGAAATCCTGAGCTAGCACACATACTTAATGATCCTAGTACTCTCCGTCAGACCTTAGAAGCTGCAAGAAACCCTGAACTCATGCGTGAGATGATGCGTAATACTGACAGAGCAATGAGCAACATTGAATCATCCCCTGAGGGATTCAACATGCTCAGGCGCATGTATGAAACTGTTCAAGAGCCATTTCTGAATGCAACTACAATGTCTGGGGACAGTGGAAGTGATTTAGGATCGAACCCTTTTGCAGCTCTTTTAGGGACCCAAGGTGGGGTTCAGGCCCATGATCGATCTGCTAATCCTCCAACCGCTGGTTCTGATACAACAAATAATTCTCCTGCTCCAAATACAAACCCTCTTCCCAACCCTTGGACCccaggtggtggtggtg CTGGAGGTGCCCAAACAAACACCACTACAAGGTCAAATCCTGTGGGTGATGCTAGGACTCCAACACCCAGTGGATTGGGTGGACTTGGTCTCCCAGAGCTTGAGAGCATGTTTGGCTCCATGCCAGATACTAATTCACTGAATCAGATTATGCAAAATCCTGCTATATCACAGATGATGCAGAGCCTCCTTTCCAGTCCTCAGTATATGAACCAG ATACTTGGTCTCAATCCCCAGTTGCGTAGCGTTCTTGATTCCAATCCTCAACTAAGAGAAATGATGCAAAATCCAGAATTTCTTCGTCAGTTGACTTCACCAGAGACAATGCAG CAATTTTTGACTTTACAGCAATCTCTTCTGTCTCAGCTTGGTCGCCAACAATCAAGCCA GGAATCAGGTCAGACTGGTGGTGGCACAG GAGGAATGCTTAACAATATGGGGTTAGAGATGTTGATGAACATGTTTGGTGGACTCGGGGCTGGCAGTATGAATATTCCCAGCAGATCTgatggttattgctctctttctctctctcacatgTGTTTATTTACTAATTATTCTGATTCTCAACCTGTGTTCCATTTTGTTCTTCCAGTACCACCGGAACAATTGTATGCTACTCAGCTGTCGCAGCTTCAAGAAATGGGTTTCTTTGACACACAGGAGAATATACGGGCTCTGACTGCCACTGCAGGGAATGTCCATGCTGCAGTGGAGCGGCTATTGGGGAACCCTGGTCAGTAG
- the LOC100250759 gene encoding ubiquitin domain-containing protein DSK2b isoform X1, whose protein sequence is MGGDGVAGDASESNAGGGVTVHVRCSNGSKFSVQISLESTVRAFKAVLSQNCDIPAEQQRLIYKGRILKDDQTLESYGLEADHTVHLVRGFAPPAPADKAGPADSGRPNTTPPSIPMDAGLNEGGALGGSGFGASLFPGLGINGLGGTGGLFGAGLPEFEQMQQQLTQNPSMMREIMNMPVVQNLMNNPDIMHNLIMSNPQMREIIDRNPELAHILNDPSTLRQTLEAARNPELMREMMRNTDRAMSNIESSPEGFNMLRRMYETVQEPFLNATTMSGDSGSDLGSNPFAALLGTQGGVQAHDRSANPPTAGSDTTNNSPAPNTNPLPNPWTPGGGGGGGAGGAQTNTTTRSNPVGDARTPTPSGLGGLGLPELESMFGSMPDTNSLNQIMQNPAISQMMQSLLSSPQYMNQILGLNPQLRSVLDSNPQLREMMQNPEFLRQLTSPETMQQFLTLQQSLLSQLGRQQSSQESGQTGGGTGGMLNNMGLEMLMNMFGGLGAGSMNIPSRSDGYCSLSLSHMCLFTNYSDSQPVFHFVLPVPPEQLYATQLSQLQEMGFFDTQENIRALTATAGNVHAAVERLLGNPGQ, encoded by the exons ATGGGCGGTGATGGAGTTGCCGGCGATGCTAGCGAATCGAACGCCGGCGGTGGAGTCACCGTTCACGTCCGATGCTCCAACGGTTCGAAGTTCTCTGTGCAGATTAGCCTCGAATCGACCGTCAGAGCATTCAAAGCCGTTCTCTCGCAGAACTGCGATATTCCCGCGGAGCAGCAGCGATTGATTTACAAGGGACGGATCTTGAAGGACGACCAAACCCTAGAGAGCTACG GCCTGGAGGCAGATCACACTGTCCACTTGGTTCGTGGTTTTGCCCCACCTGCACCAGCTGACAAGGCTGGTCCAGCCGATTCAGGGCGTCCAAATACTACTCCTCCAAGTATTCCTATGGATGCTGGTTTGAATGAAGGTGGGGCATTAGGAGGTTCTGGTTTTGGAGCTTCCCTCTTTCCTGGGCTTGGTATCAATGGTTTAGGTGGCACTGGAGGTTTATTTGGGGCTGGACTTCCAGAGTTTGAGCAAATGCAGCAACAGTTGACTCAAAACCCCAGCATGATGAGAGAAATAATGAACATGCCTGTTGTTCAGAACTTGATGAATAATCCCGACATAATGCATAACTTAATTATGAGCAATCCTCAAATGCGTGAAATAATTGATCGAAATCCTGAGCTAGCACACATACTTAATGATCCTAGTACTCTCCGTCAGACCTTAGAAGCTGCAAGAAACCCTGAACTCATGCGTGAGATGATGCGTAATACTGACAGAGCAATGAGCAACATTGAATCATCCCCTGAGGGATTCAACATGCTCAGGCGCATGTATGAAACTGTTCAAGAGCCATTTCTGAATGCAACTACAATGTCTGGGGACAGTGGAAGTGATTTAGGATCGAACCCTTTTGCAGCTCTTTTAGGGACCCAAGGTGGGGTTCAGGCCCATGATCGATCTGCTAATCCTCCAACCGCTGGTTCTGATACAACAAATAATTCTCCTGCTCCAAATACAAACCCTCTTCCCAACCCTTGGACCccaggtggtggtggtggtggtggtg CTGGAGGTGCCCAAACAAACACCACTACAAGGTCAAATCCTGTGGGTGATGCTAGGACTCCAACACCCAGTGGATTGGGTGGACTTGGTCTCCCAGAGCTTGAGAGCATGTTTGGCTCCATGCCAGATACTAATTCACTGAATCAGATTATGCAAAATCCTGCTATATCACAGATGATGCAGAGCCTCCTTTCCAGTCCTCAGTATATGAACCAG ATACTTGGTCTCAATCCCCAGTTGCGTAGCGTTCTTGATTCCAATCCTCAACTAAGAGAAATGATGCAAAATCCAGAATTTCTTCGTCAGTTGACTTCACCAGAGACAATGCAG CAATTTTTGACTTTACAGCAATCTCTTCTGTCTCAGCTTGGTCGCCAACAATCAAGCCA GGAATCAGGTCAGACTGGTGGTGGCACAG GAGGAATGCTTAACAATATGGGGTTAGAGATGTTGATGAACATGTTTGGTGGACTCGGGGCTGGCAGTATGAATATTCCCAGCAGATCTgatggttattgctctctttctctctctcacatgTGTTTATTTACTAATTATTCTGATTCTCAACCTGTGTTCCATTTTGTTCTTCCAGTACCACCGGAACAATTGTATGCTACTCAGCTGTCGCAGCTTCAAGAAATGGGTTTCTTTGACACACAGGAGAATATACGGGCTCTGACTGCCACTGCAGGGAATGTCCATGCTGCAGTGGAGCGGCTATTGGGGAACCCTGGTCAGTAG
- the LOC100250759 gene encoding ubiquitin domain-containing protein DSK2b isoform X9 translates to MGGDGVAGDASESNAGGGVTVHVRCSNGSKFSVQISLESTVRAFKAVLSQNCDIPAEQQRLIYKGRILKDDQTLESYGLEADHTVHLVRGFAPPAPADKAGPADSGRPNTTPPSIPMDAGLNEGGALGGSGFGASLFPGLGINGLGGTGGLFGAGLPEFEQMQQQLTQNPSMMREIMNMPVVQNLMNNPDIMHNLIMSNPQMREIIDRNPELAHILNDPSTLRQTLEAARNPELMREMMRNTDRAMSNIESSPEGFNMLRRMYETVQEPFLNATTMSGDSGSDLGSNPFAALLGTQGGVQAHDRSANPPTAGSDTTNNSPAPNTNPLPNPWTPGGGGAGGAQTNTTTRSNPVGDARTPTPSGLGGLGLPELESMFGSMPDTNSLNQIMQNPAISQMMQSLLSSPQYMNQILGLNPQLRSVLDSNPQLREMMQNPEFLRQLTSPETMQQFLTLQQSLLSQLGRQQSSQESGQTGGGTVPPEQLYATQLSQLQEMGFFDTQENIRALTATAGNVHAAVERLLGNPGQ, encoded by the exons ATGGGCGGTGATGGAGTTGCCGGCGATGCTAGCGAATCGAACGCCGGCGGTGGAGTCACCGTTCACGTCCGATGCTCCAACGGTTCGAAGTTCTCTGTGCAGATTAGCCTCGAATCGACCGTCAGAGCATTCAAAGCCGTTCTCTCGCAGAACTGCGATATTCCCGCGGAGCAGCAGCGATTGATTTACAAGGGACGGATCTTGAAGGACGACCAAACCCTAGAGAGCTACG GCCTGGAGGCAGATCACACTGTCCACTTGGTTCGTGGTTTTGCCCCACCTGCACCAGCTGACAAGGCTGGTCCAGCCGATTCAGGGCGTCCAAATACTACTCCTCCAAGTATTCCTATGGATGCTGGTTTGAATGAAGGTGGGGCATTAGGAGGTTCTGGTTTTGGAGCTTCCCTCTTTCCTGGGCTTGGTATCAATGGTTTAGGTGGCACTGGAGGTTTATTTGGGGCTGGACTTCCAGAGTTTGAGCAAATGCAGCAACAGTTGACTCAAAACCCCAGCATGATGAGAGAAATAATGAACATGCCTGTTGTTCAGAACTTGATGAATAATCCCGACATAATGCATAACTTAATTATGAGCAATCCTCAAATGCGTGAAATAATTGATCGAAATCCTGAGCTAGCACACATACTTAATGATCCTAGTACTCTCCGTCAGACCTTAGAAGCTGCAAGAAACCCTGAACTCATGCGTGAGATGATGCGTAATACTGACAGAGCAATGAGCAACATTGAATCATCCCCTGAGGGATTCAACATGCTCAGGCGCATGTATGAAACTGTTCAAGAGCCATTTCTGAATGCAACTACAATGTCTGGGGACAGTGGAAGTGATTTAGGATCGAACCCTTTTGCAGCTCTTTTAGGGACCCAAGGTGGGGTTCAGGCCCATGATCGATCTGCTAATCCTCCAACCGCTGGTTCTGATACAACAAATAATTCTCCTGCTCCAAATACAAACCCTCTTCCCAACCCTTGGACCccaggtggtggtggtg CTGGAGGTGCCCAAACAAACACCACTACAAGGTCAAATCCTGTGGGTGATGCTAGGACTCCAACACCCAGTGGATTGGGTGGACTTGGTCTCCCAGAGCTTGAGAGCATGTTTGGCTCCATGCCAGATACTAATTCACTGAATCAGATTATGCAAAATCCTGCTATATCACAGATGATGCAGAGCCTCCTTTCCAGTCCTCAGTATATGAACCAG ATACTTGGTCTCAATCCCCAGTTGCGTAGCGTTCTTGATTCCAATCCTCAACTAAGAGAAATGATGCAAAATCCAGAATTTCTTCGTCAGTTGACTTCACCAGAGACAATGCAG CAATTTTTGACTTTACAGCAATCTCTTCTGTCTCAGCTTGGTCGCCAACAATCAAGCCA GGAATCAGGTCAGACTGGTGGTGGCACAG TACCACCGGAACAATTGTATGCTACTCAGCTGTCGCAGCTTCAAGAAATGGGTTTCTTTGACACACAGGAGAATATACGGGCTCTGACTGCCACTGCAGGGAATGTCCATGCTGCAGTGGAGCGGCTATTGGGGAACCCTGGTCAGTAG
- the LOC100250759 gene encoding ubiquitin domain-containing protein DSK2b isoform X4 — translation MGGDGVAGDASESNAGGGVTVHVRCSNGSKFSVQISLESTVRAFKAVLSQNCDIPAEQQRLIYKGRILKDDQTLESYGLEADHTVHLVRGFAPPAPADKAGPADSGRPNTTPPSIPMDAGLNEGGALGGSGFGASLFPGLGINGLGGTGGLFGAGLPEFEQMQQQLTQNPSMMREIMNMPVVQNLMNNPDIMHNLIMSNPQMREIIDRNPELAHILNDPSTLRQTLEAARNPELMREMMRNTDRAMSNIESSPEGFNMLRRMYETVQEPFLNATTMSGDSGSDLGSNPFAALLGTQGGVQAHDRSANPPTAGSDTTNNSPAPNTNPLPNPWTPGGGGGGGAGGAQTNTTTRSNPVGDARTPTPSGLGGLGLPELESMFGSMPDTNSLNQIMQNPAISQMMQSLLSSPQYMNQILGLNPQLRSVLDSNPQLREMMQNPEFLRQLTSPETMQQFLTLQQSLLSQLGRQQSSQESGQTGGGTGGMLNNMGLEMLMNMFGGLGAGSMNIPSRSDVPPEQLYATQLSQLQEMGFFDTQENIRALTATAGNVHAAVERLLGNPGQ, via the exons ATGGGCGGTGATGGAGTTGCCGGCGATGCTAGCGAATCGAACGCCGGCGGTGGAGTCACCGTTCACGTCCGATGCTCCAACGGTTCGAAGTTCTCTGTGCAGATTAGCCTCGAATCGACCGTCAGAGCATTCAAAGCCGTTCTCTCGCAGAACTGCGATATTCCCGCGGAGCAGCAGCGATTGATTTACAAGGGACGGATCTTGAAGGACGACCAAACCCTAGAGAGCTACG GCCTGGAGGCAGATCACACTGTCCACTTGGTTCGTGGTTTTGCCCCACCTGCACCAGCTGACAAGGCTGGTCCAGCCGATTCAGGGCGTCCAAATACTACTCCTCCAAGTATTCCTATGGATGCTGGTTTGAATGAAGGTGGGGCATTAGGAGGTTCTGGTTTTGGAGCTTCCCTCTTTCCTGGGCTTGGTATCAATGGTTTAGGTGGCACTGGAGGTTTATTTGGGGCTGGACTTCCAGAGTTTGAGCAAATGCAGCAACAGTTGACTCAAAACCCCAGCATGATGAGAGAAATAATGAACATGCCTGTTGTTCAGAACTTGATGAATAATCCCGACATAATGCATAACTTAATTATGAGCAATCCTCAAATGCGTGAAATAATTGATCGAAATCCTGAGCTAGCACACATACTTAATGATCCTAGTACTCTCCGTCAGACCTTAGAAGCTGCAAGAAACCCTGAACTCATGCGTGAGATGATGCGTAATACTGACAGAGCAATGAGCAACATTGAATCATCCCCTGAGGGATTCAACATGCTCAGGCGCATGTATGAAACTGTTCAAGAGCCATTTCTGAATGCAACTACAATGTCTGGGGACAGTGGAAGTGATTTAGGATCGAACCCTTTTGCAGCTCTTTTAGGGACCCAAGGTGGGGTTCAGGCCCATGATCGATCTGCTAATCCTCCAACCGCTGGTTCTGATACAACAAATAATTCTCCTGCTCCAAATACAAACCCTCTTCCCAACCCTTGGACCccaggtggtggtggtggtggtggtg CTGGAGGTGCCCAAACAAACACCACTACAAGGTCAAATCCTGTGGGTGATGCTAGGACTCCAACACCCAGTGGATTGGGTGGACTTGGTCTCCCAGAGCTTGAGAGCATGTTTGGCTCCATGCCAGATACTAATTCACTGAATCAGATTATGCAAAATCCTGCTATATCACAGATGATGCAGAGCCTCCTTTCCAGTCCTCAGTATATGAACCAG ATACTTGGTCTCAATCCCCAGTTGCGTAGCGTTCTTGATTCCAATCCTCAACTAAGAGAAATGATGCAAAATCCAGAATTTCTTCGTCAGTTGACTTCACCAGAGACAATGCAG CAATTTTTGACTTTACAGCAATCTCTTCTGTCTCAGCTTGGTCGCCAACAATCAAGCCA GGAATCAGGTCAGACTGGTGGTGGCACAG GAGGAATGCTTAACAATATGGGGTTAGAGATGTTGATGAACATGTTTGGTGGACTCGGGGCTGGCAGTATGAATATTCCCAGCAGATCTgatg TACCACCGGAACAATTGTATGCTACTCAGCTGTCGCAGCTTCAAGAAATGGGTTTCTTTGACACACAGGAGAATATACGGGCTCTGACTGCCACTGCAGGGAATGTCCATGCTGCAGTGGAGCGGCTATTGGGGAACCCTGGTCAGTAG
- the LOC100250759 gene encoding ubiquitin domain-containing protein DSK2b isoform X5: MGGDGVAGDASESNAGGGVTVHVRCSNGSKFSVQISLESTVRAFKAVLSQNCDIPAEQQRLIYKGRILKDDQTLESYGLEADHTVHLVRGFAPPAPADKAGPADSGRPNTTPPSIPMDAGLNEGGALGGSGFGASLFPGLGINGLGGTGGLFGAGLPEFEQMQQQLTQNPSMMREIMNMPVVQNLMNNPDIMHNLIMSNPQMREIIDRNPELAHILNDPSTLRQTLEAARNPELMREMMRNTDRAMSNIESSPEGFNMLRRMYETVQEPFLNATTMSGDSGSDLGSNPFAALLGTQGGVQAHDRSANPPTAGSDTTNNSPAPNTNPLPNPWTPGGGGGGAGGAQTNTTTRSNPVGDARTPTPSGLGGLGLPELESMFGSMPDTNSLNQIMQNPAISQMMQSLLSSPQYMNQILGLNPQLRSVLDSNPQLREMMQNPEFLRQLTSPETMQQFLTLQQSLLSQLGRQQSSQESGQTGGGTGGMLNNMGLEMLMNMFGGLGAGSMNIPSRSDVPPEQLYATQLSQLQEMGFFDTQENIRALTATAGNVHAAVERLLGNPGQ; encoded by the exons ATGGGCGGTGATGGAGTTGCCGGCGATGCTAGCGAATCGAACGCCGGCGGTGGAGTCACCGTTCACGTCCGATGCTCCAACGGTTCGAAGTTCTCTGTGCAGATTAGCCTCGAATCGACCGTCAGAGCATTCAAAGCCGTTCTCTCGCAGAACTGCGATATTCCCGCGGAGCAGCAGCGATTGATTTACAAGGGACGGATCTTGAAGGACGACCAAACCCTAGAGAGCTACG GCCTGGAGGCAGATCACACTGTCCACTTGGTTCGTGGTTTTGCCCCACCTGCACCAGCTGACAAGGCTGGTCCAGCCGATTCAGGGCGTCCAAATACTACTCCTCCAAGTATTCCTATGGATGCTGGTTTGAATGAAGGTGGGGCATTAGGAGGTTCTGGTTTTGGAGCTTCCCTCTTTCCTGGGCTTGGTATCAATGGTTTAGGTGGCACTGGAGGTTTATTTGGGGCTGGACTTCCAGAGTTTGAGCAAATGCAGCAACAGTTGACTCAAAACCCCAGCATGATGAGAGAAATAATGAACATGCCTGTTGTTCAGAACTTGATGAATAATCCCGACATAATGCATAACTTAATTATGAGCAATCCTCAAATGCGTGAAATAATTGATCGAAATCCTGAGCTAGCACACATACTTAATGATCCTAGTACTCTCCGTCAGACCTTAGAAGCTGCAAGAAACCCTGAACTCATGCGTGAGATGATGCGTAATACTGACAGAGCAATGAGCAACATTGAATCATCCCCTGAGGGATTCAACATGCTCAGGCGCATGTATGAAACTGTTCAAGAGCCATTTCTGAATGCAACTACAATGTCTGGGGACAGTGGAAGTGATTTAGGATCGAACCCTTTTGCAGCTCTTTTAGGGACCCAAGGTGGGGTTCAGGCCCATGATCGATCTGCTAATCCTCCAACCGCTGGTTCTGATACAACAAATAATTCTCCTGCTCCAAATACAAACCCTCTTCCCAACCCTTGGACCccaggtggtggtggtggtggtg CTGGAGGTGCCCAAACAAACACCACTACAAGGTCAAATCCTGTGGGTGATGCTAGGACTCCAACACCCAGTGGATTGGGTGGACTTGGTCTCCCAGAGCTTGAGAGCATGTTTGGCTCCATGCCAGATACTAATTCACTGAATCAGATTATGCAAAATCCTGCTATATCACAGATGATGCAGAGCCTCCTTTCCAGTCCTCAGTATATGAACCAG ATACTTGGTCTCAATCCCCAGTTGCGTAGCGTTCTTGATTCCAATCCTCAACTAAGAGAAATGATGCAAAATCCAGAATTTCTTCGTCAGTTGACTTCACCAGAGACAATGCAG CAATTTTTGACTTTACAGCAATCTCTTCTGTCTCAGCTTGGTCGCCAACAATCAAGCCA GGAATCAGGTCAGACTGGTGGTGGCACAG GAGGAATGCTTAACAATATGGGGTTAGAGATGTTGATGAACATGTTTGGTGGACTCGGGGCTGGCAGTATGAATATTCCCAGCAGATCTgatg TACCACCGGAACAATTGTATGCTACTCAGCTGTCGCAGCTTCAAGAAATGGGTTTCTTTGACACACAGGAGAATATACGGGCTCTGACTGCCACTGCAGGGAATGTCCATGCTGCAGTGGAGCGGCTATTGGGGAACCCTGGTCAGTAG
- the LOC100250759 gene encoding ubiquitin domain-containing protein DSK2b isoform X6 codes for MGGDGVAGDASESNAGGGVTVHVRCSNGSKFSVQISLESTVRAFKAVLSQNCDIPAEQQRLIYKGRILKDDQTLESYGLEADHTVHLVRGFAPPAPADKAGPADSGRPNTTPPSIPMDAGLNEGGALGGSGFGASLFPGLGINGLGGTGGLFGAGLPEFEQMQQQLTQNPSMMREIMNMPVVQNLMNNPDIMHNLIMSNPQMREIIDRNPELAHILNDPSTLRQTLEAARNPELMREMMRNTDRAMSNIESSPEGFNMLRRMYETVQEPFLNATTMSGDSGSDLGSNPFAALLGTQGGVQAHDRSANPPTAGSDTTNNSPAPNTNPLPNPWTPGGGGAGGAQTNTTTRSNPVGDARTPTPSGLGGLGLPELESMFGSMPDTNSLNQIMQNPAISQMMQSLLSSPQYMNQILGLNPQLRSVLDSNPQLREMMQNPEFLRQLTSPETMQQFLTLQQSLLSQLGRQQSSQESGQTGGGTGGMLNNMGLEMLMNMFGGLGAGSMNIPSRSDVPPEQLYATQLSQLQEMGFFDTQENIRALTATAGNVHAAVERLLGNPGQ; via the exons ATGGGCGGTGATGGAGTTGCCGGCGATGCTAGCGAATCGAACGCCGGCGGTGGAGTCACCGTTCACGTCCGATGCTCCAACGGTTCGAAGTTCTCTGTGCAGATTAGCCTCGAATCGACCGTCAGAGCATTCAAAGCCGTTCTCTCGCAGAACTGCGATATTCCCGCGGAGCAGCAGCGATTGATTTACAAGGGACGGATCTTGAAGGACGACCAAACCCTAGAGAGCTACG GCCTGGAGGCAGATCACACTGTCCACTTGGTTCGTGGTTTTGCCCCACCTGCACCAGCTGACAAGGCTGGTCCAGCCGATTCAGGGCGTCCAAATACTACTCCTCCAAGTATTCCTATGGATGCTGGTTTGAATGAAGGTGGGGCATTAGGAGGTTCTGGTTTTGGAGCTTCCCTCTTTCCTGGGCTTGGTATCAATGGTTTAGGTGGCACTGGAGGTTTATTTGGGGCTGGACTTCCAGAGTTTGAGCAAATGCAGCAACAGTTGACTCAAAACCCCAGCATGATGAGAGAAATAATGAACATGCCTGTTGTTCAGAACTTGATGAATAATCCCGACATAATGCATAACTTAATTATGAGCAATCCTCAAATGCGTGAAATAATTGATCGAAATCCTGAGCTAGCACACATACTTAATGATCCTAGTACTCTCCGTCAGACCTTAGAAGCTGCAAGAAACCCTGAACTCATGCGTGAGATGATGCGTAATACTGACAGAGCAATGAGCAACATTGAATCATCCCCTGAGGGATTCAACATGCTCAGGCGCATGTATGAAACTGTTCAAGAGCCATTTCTGAATGCAACTACAATGTCTGGGGACAGTGGAAGTGATTTAGGATCGAACCCTTTTGCAGCTCTTTTAGGGACCCAAGGTGGGGTTCAGGCCCATGATCGATCTGCTAATCCTCCAACCGCTGGTTCTGATACAACAAATAATTCTCCTGCTCCAAATACAAACCCTCTTCCCAACCCTTGGACCccaggtggtggtggtg CTGGAGGTGCCCAAACAAACACCACTACAAGGTCAAATCCTGTGGGTGATGCTAGGACTCCAACACCCAGTGGATTGGGTGGACTTGGTCTCCCAGAGCTTGAGAGCATGTTTGGCTCCATGCCAGATACTAATTCACTGAATCAGATTATGCAAAATCCTGCTATATCACAGATGATGCAGAGCCTCCTTTCCAGTCCTCAGTATATGAACCAG ATACTTGGTCTCAATCCCCAGTTGCGTAGCGTTCTTGATTCCAATCCTCAACTAAGAGAAATGATGCAAAATCCAGAATTTCTTCGTCAGTTGACTTCACCAGAGACAATGCAG CAATTTTTGACTTTACAGCAATCTCTTCTGTCTCAGCTTGGTCGCCAACAATCAAGCCA GGAATCAGGTCAGACTGGTGGTGGCACAG GAGGAATGCTTAACAATATGGGGTTAGAGATGTTGATGAACATGTTTGGTGGACTCGGGGCTGGCAGTATGAATATTCCCAGCAGATCTgatg TACCACCGGAACAATTGTATGCTACTCAGCTGTCGCAGCTTCAAGAAATGGGTTTCTTTGACACACAGGAGAATATACGGGCTCTGACTGCCACTGCAGGGAATGTCCATGCTGCAGTGGAGCGGCTATTGGGGAACCCTGGTCAGTAG